The DNA sequence TTTTTTTCAATGAAGTTGTAAATTTTTGTCATATCAACTTCCATAATTTCGGATACATGAACGGAAGTATCACGACTTTTAATCATATGACCCATTATTTTTTTACGGATATTATCCATTGGAATTACTTCATCTTTTCCTTCCGAAAATTTAAATTCCTTTTCTGTGGCTTTTGTTAAACTTGATTTAGCTGCACCTTTAGTTTTAATATAATTCTGAATATCACTTTTTGTAACTCTTCCATTAATTCCGGTACCTTCAATAAATTCCAATTCAGATTGTGAAATTCCTTCCTTGCTTGCAATATTCATAACCAATGGCGAATAAAATTTGTTTGAATGAATTTTTGGAAGATTAGTTTTTTTTATCGGTTCAATTTTTTGCTTATCTATAATTTCTATTTCATTTGCCGGATCATTTTCTTTTACTTTTGTTATTCCGGTTTTTGTAGAAATTCGCGCAACAATTTTCCCAACTTCAACAACATCATTTACGTTAAATAAAATTTCGGAAATAATTCCATCAACCGGTGATGGAACTTCCGTGTCAACTTTATCTGTACTAATTTCATAAATTATTTCATCAACCTTTACAGAATCACCGACATTTTTATGCCATTTAATAATTGTACCTTCTGTAATTGATTCTCCCATTTTAGGCATTGGCAATTCAACAATTGAGCCTAATTGATTTGTTGAAGGAATTTCTTCATTCTTTTCTTCAACATGAGTTTCATTTTCACCGTTGGTTTCAATAATTGCAACAACTTCATTTATTGGAATTGTTTCATTTTCGTAAGCTTTAATTTCAATTAAAAT is a window from the Ignavibacteriota bacterium genome containing:
- a CDS encoding 2-oxo acid dehydrogenase subunit E2 is translated as MKVNIIMPKMGESINEGTIIKWHKKIGDAVKKDEIIYEITTDKVDTEIPSPADGILIEIKAYENETIPINEVVAIIETNGENETHVEEKNEEIPSTNQLGSIVELPMPKMGESITEGTIIKWHKNVGDSVKVDEIIYEISTDKVDTEVPSPVDGIISEILFNVNDVVEVGKIVARISTKTGITKVKENDPANEIEIIDKQKIEPIKKTNLPKIHSNKFYSPLVMNIASKEGISQSELEFIEGTGINGRVTKSDIQNYIKTKGAAKSSLTKATEKEFKFSEGKDEVIPMDNIRKKIMGHMIKSRDTSVHVSEIMEVDMTKIYNFIEKNRDRFLKEENIKLTYMAFISYASIRALKEFPLVNASIEGENIVVKKNINLGIAVALEPNGLIVPNIKNSEEKNIIGLAKAISEISTKARNKGLSADDVIDGTFSITNYGVFGALFGTPIINQPEVAILGVGAVVKKPVIIDIDGNDTIGIRPMMYLTLSHDHRLVDGMLGGKFLKFVKDTLENFDVSSV